Within the Nocardioides aurantiacus genome, the region GATTGCGGAGGACATGCCGAAGAAAGAAGGCGTGATCGAGATGGAGGGCTCCGTCGTGGAGGCCCTCCCCAATGCCATGTTCCGGGTGGAGCTCTCCAACGGACACAAGGTGCTCGCCCACATCAGCGGCAAGATGCGCCAGCACTACATCCGGATCCTCCCCGAGGACCGGGTCGTGGTGGAGCTCTCGCCGTACGACCTCACGCGAGGTCGCATCGTCTACCGCTACAAGTAACCGCCAGCCGACCCAGGAAGGGCTGACATGAAGGTCAACCCGAGCGTCAAGCCGATCTGTGACAAGTGCAAGGTGATCCGTCGCCACGGCCGCGTCATGGTGATCTGCTCCAACCCTCGCCACAAGCAGCGCCAGGGCTGAGCCGCGGTCCCGACCCGTCGGGACCGGCTCGAGCAGCAGCACAACTGAACACACCACCTACGTGATCGCTAGGGGGCCCTCGTGCCCCCGACCACCTCCGGAGCGGATGGCCGGAGCCCGACGACAGCTGCGGGACGCGACACGACCAGACCACCGTATTTCGAAAGGACACCGCCAGCACATGGCACGCCTCGTTGGTGTCGATCTCCCCCGTGACAAGCGGATCGAGATCGCACTCACCTACATCTTCGGCATCGGCCGAACCCGTTCCCAGCAGGTCCTCGCGGCCACGGGGGTGGACCCCAACGCGCGGGTGCACACCCTGGGCGACGACGAGCTGGTGAAGCTCCGCGACGAGATCGAGTCGCAGTTCAAGATCGAGGGCGACCTCCGTCGTGAGGTGCAGGCCGACATCCGTCGCAAGATCGAGATCGGCAGCTACCAGGGCCGCCGCCACCGCATGGGCCTTCCCGTGCGCGGTCAGCGCACCAAGACCAACGCGCGCACCCGCAAGGGCCCCAAGCGCACCGTGGCCGGCAAGAAGAAGGCCAAGTAGGCCTCTCGCCTGCCGCCGGTCCCGACCCCGGTCGGACCCGGTCCCGAGCTATCACCAGACTTTTTCGAGGAGTACAGCAATGCCCCCCAAGAGCCGCAGCGCGGCCGGCGCCAAGAAGGTGCGCCGCAAGGAGAAGAAGAACGTCGCTCAGGGCGAAGCCCACATCAAGAGCACGTTCAACAACACGATCGTCACGATCACCGACCCCACCGGGGCGGTCATCTCGTGGGCCTCGGCCGGCACCGTCGGCTTCAAGGGCTCGCGCAAGTCCACCCCGTTCGCCGCCCAGATGGCCGCCGAGGCCGCTGGTCGCCGGGCGATGGACCACGGCATGAAGAAGATCGACGTCTTCGTCAAGGGGCCGGGGTCGGGTCGCGAGACCGCCATCCGGTCGCTGGGTGCCATCGGCCTCGAGGTCGGCACCATCCAGGACGTCACCCCCACCCCCCACAACGGTTGCCGCCCGCCCAAGCGCCGGCGCGTCTGACCCGAGACTGAACAGGAGACTCTGACCCATGGCTCGTTACATCGGCCCCATGACCAAGAAGTCGCGCCGTCTCGGTGTCGACCTCGTCGGCGAGGACAAGGCGTTCGAGAAGCGCCCCTACGCCCCCGGGCAGCACGGTCGGACCCGCATCAAGGAGTCCGAGTACCGCAACCAGCTGCAGGAGAAGCAGAAGGCCCGCTTCACCTACGGCGTGATGGAGAAGCAGTTCCACCGCTACTACGAGGAGGCGGCCCGTCGCACCGGCAAGACCGGTGACAACCTGCTACAGCTCCTCGAGTGCCGTCTGGACAACGTGGTCTACCGCGCCGGGTTCGCCCGCACGCGCCGCCACGCCCGCCAGCTGGTCGTCCACGGCCACTTCCGGGTCAACGGCAAGAAGGTCGACATCCCGTCCTACCAGGTCGACGCCCACGACATCATCGACGTGCGTGAGAAGAGCCTGGAGATGACCCCGTTCATCGTGGCTCGTGAGACCCACGGCGACCGGCTCGTCCCGGCGTGGCTCGAGGCGATCCCCTCGCGGATGCGGATCCTCGTGCACTCCCGCCCCGTGCGTGCGCAGATCGAGCTGCCCGTCCAGGAGCAGCTCATCGTCGAGTACTACTCGAAGAAGTAATCACCACCCTCCCCGGTACACCACGCATGTTCGAGCCCGTCAAATAGCGGGTGGGCTCGGAAAGGAAAACAACAGTGCTCATCGCTCAGCGCCCGACCCTGTCGGAAGAGGTCGTCGACGAGACCCGTTCGCGGTTCGTCATCGAGCCCCTCGAGCCCGGCTTCGGCTACACGCTCGGCAACTCCCTGCGGCGCACGCTGCTCTCGTCGATCCCCGGTGCCTCGGTCACGAGCATCAAGGTCGACACCGCGCTCCACGAGTTCTCCACCGTGGAGGGCGTCAAGGAGGACGTCACCGAGATCATCCTCAACCTCAAGGCCCTCGTGGTCTCCAGCGAGCACGACGAGCCGGTGGCCATGGTGCTGCGCAAGACCGGCTCGGGCGTCGTGACCGCCGCCGACATCGAGGTCCCCGCCGGCGTGGAGGTCCACAACACCGACCTCAAGATCGCCACGCTCAACGCCAAGGGCAAGATCGAGATGGAGCTGATCGTCGAGCGCGGTCGCGGCTACGTCTCCTCCGCCCAGAACAAGGGTGCCGACAACGAGATCGGCCGGCTCCCGGTCGACTCGATCTACAGCCCCGTGCTGAAGGTGACCTACAAGGTCGAGGCCACCCGCGTCGAGCAGCGCACCGACTTCGACAAGCTCGTCATCGACGTCGAGACCAAGCCGTCGATCTCGCCCCGTGACGCGATCGCGTCCGCGGGCAAGACGCTGGTCGAGCTCTTCGGGCTGGCCCGGGAGCTCAACGTCGAGGCCGAGGGCATCGACATCGGCCCGTCGCCCGTCGACGAGCAGCTGGCGCAGGACCTGGCGCTGCCGGTCGAGGACCTCAACCTCACCGTCCGCTCCTACAACTGCCTCAAGCGCGAGGGCATCCACACCGTGGGTGAGCTGATCTCGCGCTCGGAGCAGGACCTGCTCGACATCCGCAACTTCGGCGCCAAGTCGATCGACGAGGTCAAGGCCAAGCTGGTCGAGATGGGCCTGTCCCTCAAGGACAGCGCGCCCGGCTTCGACCCGGCGACGGCCCTCGCGGCGTACGACGACGACGACGACTCGTTCGTCGAGGACGAGCAGTACTGATCGCACGACCGTGAGCGCTCGTGCGCTCGCGTCCGAACCCCCTACTCGAGTACCTGACACGGCTCGGGAGAGAAAAGAGATCCGAAGATGCCCAAGCCCAAGAAGGGTGCCCGCCTCGGCGGCAGCCCGGCCCACCAGCGCCTGATCCTGCGCAACCTGGCCACCTCGCTGTTCCAGCACGGTGCCGTCACCACCACGGAGGCCAAGGCCCGCGCACTGCGGCCCTACGCCGAGAAGCTCATCACCAAGGCTCGCAAGGGCGACCTGCACAACCGTCGCCTGGTGATGCGCGAGCTCTACACGAGCGTGGACCAGCGCCAGCTGGAGGAGGACGGCGTCCTGGCGGTCAACCAGTTCCCCCAGCACCGCCTGTTCGCCGAGATCGCTCCCGGCTTCGGTGACCGTCCGGGCGGCTACACCCGGATCACCAAGATCGGCCCCCGCAAGGGCGACAACGCCCCGATGGCCGTCATCTCGCTGGTGACCGAGCCCTACACCCCGTCGGCTCCCCGCACCAAGGCCGCCACCGCTGCGGCGCCGGTGACCGAGGAGACCGCCACCGAGACGACCGACTCCGCGGAGTCGGGCGACGACGTGGTCGTGGCCGAGGCCACCGAGGGTGGCGTGGCCGGCAAGTACGCCGGCTCGCACGCCCCTCTCGAGGACGAGCAGGAGGCCCCCGAGGGCTTCCCGATCAAGGGCAACGAGGACTCGATGAAGTACCACGAGCCGCTCAGCCCGGCGTACGCCCAGACCATCGCCGAGGTCTGGTTCGACTCCGTCGAGTCGGCCGAGGCCGCGGGCTTCACCGCCCCCGGTGGTCAGGACTGACCAGCAGCACCCACGCACGAGGCCCGTCACCCCTGGGGTGGCGGGCCTTCGTGCGTCCTGCCCGCTGGGCGGGCGCCGGACGGCGTGGCTCAGTCGTCGAGGAAGGCGCGCAGCACCTCGGCCTCGGACAGCATCCGGGTGGCGCGGCGCGGGTCGCCGGCCTCGCGGTAGCGCGCCGCCGCCCGCTCGCGCTGCTCGGCCTCGGCAGCGACGATGCCGGCCACCTCGAGGTCGGTGAGCTCCTGCCCCGGCAGGTCCGAGGCGCGCCCGCGGGCGCTCGCGCGGCCCTGCACGGCCTCGGCGCTGGCCAGCACGGCCAGGGTCGAGCGCAGCGCGATCGCCGTCGTGTGGTCGTGGTCCTTGGTCGCACGCGCCAGCGCCACCACCATCCGGCGGCGCAGCACGTGGGTCGACGTGTCCCCCTGCATCAACCGACCGTAACCGGGTCGCGCCGCGGGGCCCAAGACATTTCGACACCCCGCCGGGGTGGTGAGCCTCGGTGAGGCTCGTTCCTGCTCACGGCGTCGTCATCGCCCCGCGGTCAACCGGTGACGACGTCGTCGCCGGCGCGGGGCTGGTGGACGTCGAGGCGCAGGGCGCGCCCCGCCAGGTCGACCAGGGGCCCGAGCAGCAGCACGACCGCGACGGTGCCCACCCCGACGGTGCCGCCCAGCAGCCAGCCGACGAGCGCGCTCGCGCCCTGGGCCGCGCCGTAGCTCCAGCGGAACGGCACCGGCGGGTCCCAGGCCAGGGCCGCGCTCTCGATGGGGCCGGCGCCGAGGTGGCCCGCGAGGTAGGCCGCGATGCCGAGCGCCAGGACCGGCAGCGCGGCGACGAGCAGCAACCCGCGGCCGGCGTACGACGACGGGGTGACGACCACGGGGAGCAGGACGGAGACCACCAGACCGACCACGACCACCTGCACCACGGTGCCTACGCCCGGCAGCAGGCGGCGACCGGCCGCCAGCAGCAGGAAGTCGACGCTCACGACCAGGTTGGCCACCACGAAGGGCAGCCCGCTCGCCCGGGCGAGCCCGTTGACCAACGTCGAGAAGCCGTCGGAGCCCAGGTCGGCCGCCAGGAGCAGGGCGACGCCCACGCCGAGGACGACGCAGCCCGTGGTGAGCAGGAGCAGCCGCCGGGACAGGGTCACGCGGGCGAGCATCCCAGACGCCGGGGCCCCGACGACGACGGTAGGTTGGCGCGGTGCGGCTGCGTCTCGACCTCGCCTACGACGGCTCCGGCTACCACGGGTGGGCCCGGCAGCCCGGGCTGCGCACCGTGCAGGGCGAGCTCGAGCGGGGCCTGACGACCGTGCTCCGGGTCGACCGTGCCGAGGTGACCGTGGCGGGGCGCACCGACACCGGGGTCCACGCCCGCGGCCAGGTGGCGCACGTCGACGTCGCCGAGGACGCGCTGGCAGCGGTGGTGGGGCGCGGCACCGACGCCCCGGTCGACGCGCTGCTGCGACGCCTCAACGGGGTGCTGGACGCCGACGTCCGGGTGCGCTCGGTCGCCCCGGCGCCGCCGGGCTTCGACGCGCGGTTCTCGGCGATCTGGCGCCGCTACGTCTACCGGGTCGCCGACCGGGTGACGCTGGTCGACCCACTGGTCCGGGGCCACGTCCTGGCCTGGCCGCGGCCGCTGGACGAGGCCGTCATGGCCGAGGCCTCGCGGGAGCTGCTCGGCGAGCACGACTTCGCGGCGTTCTGCCGCAAGCGGGAGGGTGCGACCACGATCCGCACCCTGCTCGACCTGACCTGGGCCCGGCGCGAGGACGGCCCGGGGGCGGGCACCCTCGAGGCGACGGTGCGGGCCGACGCGTTCTGCCACAGCATGGTGCGCGCCCTGGTCGGGTGCCTGCTCGCCGTGGGCGACGGCCGTCGGCCACCGGAGTGGGCCGCCGAGGTGCTGGCCGGTCGTCGGCGCGACCCCGCGGTCACGGTCGCGCACGCGCACGGGCTGACCCTCGAGGAGGTCGCCTACCCCGCGGACGCCGACCTCGCCTCCCGGGCACGGACCTCGCGCGCGCTCAGGACGCTGCCGCCGACGACACCCGCGTGAGCCGCCCGGCCTCCACCTCGTAGCGGCTGGCCCGGCCGGCCGCCCCGGCGAAGAACCGGCGTCGCAGCGCGCCCTCGACGCGGACGCCGTCGCCGGCGACGAGCCGGCCCGCCGCGCGCTGCGTGCGCGTGGTCCAGCAGGCCACGTCGATCACGTCGACGGTCCGACGGGTGCTGCCCGTGACCGGGGGACGGTCGACCACCACGCGCAGCGTGAGGAGACGGTCGCCGCTCGGCAGGTCGCGGGACTGCGCCTCGGCGCTGACCCGGCCCACGAGGACGACCTCGTTGCGGTGGGCGCCGGGTCCGGGGCCGGCGTCGTCGGGGAGGGGTGGGGCCGCGGACGGGCTGGCGGGGACGTCGGAGGACACGGTGCTCATGGCGCCAGGATGGCCCCGGTGACGGACGGCGTACGGGGCGCGCCGGCGGCTGTGGAAAGGTGGGCCGCCGACGGCGGCTGTGGAGGCCGCGGCCGCCGCGGGGCGGCGTACGAGGAGAGGGGCGGCGTGACCGAGGAGCACTACTTCGCAGCGAACCCCAGCACTCCGTTCACCCGTGTGCCGGTCCGCGCGGACGTGTGGGGCCACTGGCTGGAGCTCACCACCGGCTCGGGCGTCTTCGCCCGCGGCCGGCTCGACGTCGGCACCGGCGTGCTGCTGCGCGAGACCGCCCCGCCCACGCAGGCCCGCGAGGTGCTCGACCTCGGCTGCGGCTACGGCGTCATCGGGCTGGCGATCGCCGTCGCGGTGCCGGGCGCGCGGGTCACCGCGGTCGACGTCAACGAGCGGGCGCTGCTGCTGGCCCGCGAGAACGCCGAGCGGCTCGGCGTCGCCGATCGGTTCCGCGCGGTGCGCCCCGACGAGGTCGAGGCCGACCTGCGCTTCGACGAGGTCTGGTCGAACCCGCCGATCCGCGTCGGCAAGGACGCGCTCCACGAGCTGCTGCTGACCTGGCTGCCCCGGCTGCGGCCCGACGGTCGTGCAGTCATGGTGGTGGGCAAGAACCTGGGCGCGGACTCGCTGACCCGGTGGCTGGGGGAGCAGGGCTTCCCGACCACCAGGTCAGCGAGCGCCAAGGGCTTCCGGGTGCTGGAGTCGCGCCCGTCCCGAGGCCCGTCCTGACGCCCGTCCTGACGTCAGTCCTGGCCGGGGATGCCGGAGGACGGCGGCGCGTCCTTGCCGGCGTCGGAGCTGTCGGGCTCGATCGGGTTGTCGCCGATCTCGGTGACCTCGACCTCGGTCTCGGGCACCACCTTCGCGCCGTCGAGACGGGCGACGCGCATGCCGGTCGTGCCCATGTGGCTGTCCTTGCTGTAGGCGAAGGGCGCCACCATCGGGCCCTCGAAGTCACCGCCCTGCTCCTCGAGCGCGTCGACGATGCCCTGACGGGTGAGGTCCTTGCCCGCGGCCTGCAGCGCCTGCACGAAGGTGTAGGCCTGGGCCATGCCGTAGACCCGGTAGTTGGTCAGCGGCTGGTCGTCGCCCTCCTGCTCCCACACCTTCTTCCACAGCTTGATCCACTCGCTGTCGGCGTCGTCGACGGTGTCGAGGTACTTCGTGGTCAGCACCCCGTCGAGCGAGCTGGCGCCGCCCTTGACCGCACCCTCGGAGAACCGCGAGAGCAGCGAGCCGACGAGCGTCGCGTCGGAGCCGACGTTGGTGTAGAACCACTGCGGCTCGAAGCCGAGCTTGAGCGAGGTCAGCTGCGACAGCGCGGTGTAGGACGGGGTGTTGAACCCGATCACCAGGTCGGCCCCGGAGGACTGCAGCGCCGAGATCTGGGGCGCCACGTCGGTGTTGCCCGAGGTGTAGCGCACGGTCTCGACGACCTGGTCCCCGATGTACTGCTCGAGCCCCTTCTCGCCGTCGGCACCGAGGTCGTCGTCCTGGAGGAACAGCCCGACCTTGGCGTCGGGGAAGTTCTTCTTGACGTACTGGCCGATGACCTTGCCCTCGCTCTCGTAGTCGGTCTGCCAGCCGAACGTCCACGGCTTCTCCGCCGGGTCCTCGCCCCAGGCGAGCGAGCCGGAGGAGACGAACAGGTCGGGCACCTCCTCGTCGTTGAGGAAGTCGACGACCGCGCCGTGGGTGGGCGTGCCGAGCCCGCCGACCATCGCGAAGATCTTCTCCTTCAGGACCAGCTCGTTGGTGACGGTGCTGGTCTTGGTGGGGTCGTAGCCGTCGTCGCGGACCAGGTAGTCGATCGTGCGGCCGTTCACGCCGCCGCCTGCGTTCACGTAGTCGTAGTAGGCCTTGGCGCCGGTGGGGATCTCGCTGTAGCCGGGTGCGGCGACGCCGGTCAGCGGGAAGTGGCCGCCGATCTTGACCGAGTCGTCGGTGACGCCGACCGTGGTGGCGCCGCCCTCGGGACGGGTGCCGCCGCAGGCGCCGAGCACGAGCGTCGCCAGCGCGACCCCGGTGACCAGGGCGCGGGCCCGGCGTCTGGGGCGGGTGCCCCTGGTGTCGTGAGTGGTCATCGGACGTCTCCCTTCGAGGTGGGCACGGCCCCGGTCGGGGCAGCGTCGGTGTGCGTCGTACGACGGTCCGGGGTGGTGTCGCGACCGGACCGCGAGCTGCGGGCGCGCCGACGGGCGGCCGCCGAGCGGACGGTGCCGACCAGCCCGGCGGGGGCCAGCAGGACGACCGCGACCATGACGAGGCCGTAGACCAGGGGGGCCAGCTCGGCGGCGCGGATGTCGCCGAGCCCGGCGCTGCGGCCGGCGTCGGTGACCACGTCGGGCAGGAAGGTCAGCAGCGCCGCCCCGACGAGCGCGCCGGTGAGGCTGCCGAGGCCGCCGAGCACGACCGCGGCGAGCAGCGTCAGGCTGAGGGTGAGCGTGAAGCCGCTGGGCGCGGCGAGCCGGACCGCGAAGGCCATCACCGCACCCGCGGCCCCGGCCGCCGCGGCGCTGACCATGAAGGCGGAGACGCGCGACCGGCCGAGACCGATGCCGGCGAGCTCGGCGGCGACCTCGTCGTCGCGCACCGCCCGCCACCTCCTGCCCACGCGGCTGCGGGAGAGGTTGGCGAGCAGCACGTAGGTGACGAGCAGGACCAGCCAGGCCAGGTAGGCGACGTAGCTGCTGCGCGTCAGCTCGCTGCCGGTGACGAAGTACGCCGCGTCGAGCACCCACTCGGGGATGTCGGGCAGCCGCACCCGCAGGCCGGCCTCGCCGCCGAGGGTCTCGCCGAAGCGCAGCGCGATGCCGGGCACGGCGACGGCCAGGGCCAGCGTGGCGCCGGCGAGGTAGGGGCCGTGCAGCCGCGCCGCGGCCACGCCGACGAGCGTGCCGACGGCCAGCGCCACCAGCATCGAGACCAGCACGATGCCGAGCAGGGGGATCGGCGGCTCGCCGTCCTGCAGCATCAGTGCGGCGGTGTAGGCCCCGATGGCCATCAGGGCGCCGTGGCCGAGCGAGATCTGGCCGTTGAGGCCGGTGAGCACGGTGAGCCCGCCGGCGGCGATGCCGAGGTAGGCCAGCGAGGCGAGCTGGACGTTGCGGAAGTCGCTGACGCTCTCCACGACCAGCACCACCACGACGAGGCCCAGCAGGGCGAGCAGCAGGTGGCGACCGGCCGAGGCGTCCCAGACGCGGGCGAGGCGCTGCTTCATCAGACCCTCCGTTCCTGGGCCTGGGCGAACAGGCCGCCGGGGCGGAGCAGCAGCACCGCCATCAGGATCCCGAGCGCGGCCAGCGCGACCAGCTCGGAGCCGAGGTAGCCGCTGACGAAGCTGAGCGAGAGGCCGAGCAGCAGGCCGCCGACGACGGCACCGAGCGGGGAGTCGAGCCCGCCGAGCACCGCCGCGACGAAGCCGTAGACCACGATCGAGTCCATGTAGCCCGGGTGCACCAGGCTGCCGCCCGCGATCAGCAGCGCGGCCAGGGAGCCGACGAGCGCGGCCAGGGCCCAGCCCAGGGTGAGCATCCGGCCCACCTTGACGCCCAGCAGCCGGGCGACCTCGGGGTTGAAGGCCGAGGCCCGCATCCGCAGGCCCACGTCGGTGAAGCGGAACAGCGCGACGAGCAGCCCCATCACGACGAGCACGGCGACCACGGTGAAGATGCCGAACCCGGTCAGCCCGATCGTGGTCTCGCCGACCTCGATGCCGCGGATCCCGAACGGCGCGGGGAAGGAGCGGTAGCGGTTGCCGAACACCACCGAGGCCAGCGCGTGCAGCACGATGAACAGCCCGAGGGTGAGGATGACCGCGTTGATCTCCGGCCCGCCCTCCACGTGGCGTACGACGAACCGCTCGATCACCGCGCCGAGCACGAGGCCGGCCAGCAGGGCGACCACGAAGCCGATCCAGTAGGAGTAGCCGGCGTCGATGACGGTGAGCGCCACGAAGGTGGTGAGCATCGCCATGGGCGCCTGCGCGAAGTTGACGATCCGGGTGGAGCGCCAGATCAGCACGAGTGCCAGCGCGAACGCGGCGTACACCATGCCGAGGGTGAGGCCGCCGAGGGCGGTGTTGAGGAGCTGCTGCACGTCGGTCTCCCGTCAGAATCCGAGGTAGGCGTGGCGGAGCTGGTCGTCCCCGGCCAGCACCTCCGCGCGGTCGTCGGCCACGACGCGGCCGAGGTTGAGCACGACGCCGTGGTCGGCCAGGGAGAGCGCGCTGCGGGCGTTCTGCTCGACCAGCAGCACCGTGAGGCCCTCCTCGGCGACGAGGTCGCGCAGCAGCGCGAAGATCTGGGCGGTGATGCGTTGGGCGAGGCCGAGCGAGGGCTCGTCGAGGAGCAGCAGCGACGGCTCGGCCATCAGCGCGCGCCCGACCACGAGCATCTGCCGCTCGCCGCCCGAGAGCGTGTGCGCCCGGGCCTCGCGGCGCTCGCCCAGCACCGGGAACAGGTCGTAGACGCGGTCGAGGTCGCCGGGCGTGACCTTGCGGCCCCGCCCGAGCCCGCCGAGGTGGAGGTTCTCGGCGATGGTCAGCTCGGTGATCACGCCGCGCCCCTCGGGCACGTGCGCCAGCCCGAGGGCGGGCATCGCCTCAGCCGGGGTCCGGCTGATGTCGTGCTCGCCGAGGTGGACGCTGCCGGAGTCGGGTCGCACCAGGCCCGAGATCGTCCGCAGCAGGGTCGTCTTGCCGGCTCCGTTGGCGCCGAGCACGGCGGTCACCTTGCCGCGCTCGGCGGTGAAGGAGACGTCCTGGAGCGCCCGGACGGGTCCGTAGCTGGTGGTGAGGCCCTCGATCCGCAGCACCTCAGACCCCCTCGACCGTGTCGCCGAGGTAGGCCGCCAGCACCGCCGGGTCGTCGCGCACCACGGCCGGCGGGCCGTGGGCGATGCGGCGGCCGAAGTCGAGCACGGTGATCTGGTCGCACACCCGCATCACGAGGTCCATGTGGTGCTCGACCAGGAGCACCGCCATCTCTCCGGTGAGCTCGCGCACCAGCTCGCCGAGCTCGTCCATCTCGTCGGCGGCCAGGCCGCTGGCCGGCTCGTCGAGCAGCAGCAGCCGCGGCCGGGCGGCCAGGGCCCGGGCGAGGGCGACCTTCTTGCGCACCGGGTAGGGCAGGCTCGTCGGGGTGCGGGCGGCGTACGACGCGACGCCGAGGCGCTCGAGCACCGCCATCGCCTCCTCGCGCAGCTGCCGCTCCTCCCGCGAGGAGCGGGGCAGCCCGAGCAGGGAGCTCCAGAAGCCCGAGCGGGCCCGGGTGTCGGCACCCACCACGACGTTCTCCAGCACGCTCATCCGGTCGAAGAGGCCGACGCCCTGCAGGGTGCGGGCGATGCCGAGACCGGCGAGGTCGTGGGGGCGCAGCCGGTCGAGCCGGGTGCCCTCCCAGCTCAGCGTGCCGCTGTCGGGGGCGGTGAAGCCGCAGGCGACGTTGAACAGCGTCGTCTTGCCGGCGCCGTTGGGCCCGATCACCCCGTGCACCGTGCCGGGCTCGACGACCAGCGACACCTCGCTGAGGGCGGTGAGCCCGCCGTAGGTGACGGTGATGCCGTTCAGCTCCAGGGCCTCGTCCATGC harbors:
- a CDS encoding ABC transporter ATP-binding protein, coding for MDEALELNGITVTYGGLTALSEVSLVVEPGTVHGVIGPNGAGKTTLFNVACGFTAPDSGTLSWEGTRLDRLRPHDLAGLGIARTLQGVGLFDRMSVLENVVVGADTRARSGFWSSLLGLPRSSREERQLREEAMAVLERLGVASYAARTPTSLPYPVRKKVALARALAARPRLLLLDEPASGLAADEMDELGELVRELTGEMAVLLVEHHMDLVMRVCDQITVLDFGRRIAHGPPAVVRDDPAVLAAYLGDTVEGV
- a CDS encoding ABC transporter ATP-binding protein, with translation MLRIEGLTTSYGPVRALQDVSFTAERGKVTAVLGANGAGKTTLLRTISGLVRPDSGSVHLGEHDISRTPAEAMPALGLAHVPEGRGVITELTIAENLHLGGLGRGRKVTPGDLDRVYDLFPVLGERREARAHTLSGGERQMLVVGRALMAEPSLLLLDEPSLGLAQRITAQIFALLRDLVAEEGLTVLLVEQNARSALSLADHGVVLNLGRVVADDRAEVLAGDDQLRHAYLGF